One window from the genome of Jeotgalibaca sp. MA1X17-3 encodes:
- a CDS encoding DUF898 domain-containing protein, translated as MGSIQRRESYFDGGLASLIVWSILGMIITTITFGIAYPWALCMVYGWKINHTVVEGKRMKFRGSAIGLFGNWIKWLFLTIITFGIYGFWVSIKLEEWKVRNTIFEE; from the coding sequence ATGGGATCTATTCAAAGAAGAGAGTCATATTTTGATGGTGGATTAGCCAGTTTAATCGTTTGGAGTATTTTAGGAATGATCATCACAACGATTACTTTCGGAATTGCTTATCCATGGGCATTATGTATGGTTTACGGATGGAAAATTAATCACACAGTAGTAGAAGGAAAAAGAATGAAATTCAGAGGTTCTGCGATAGGATTATTTGGTAATTGGATTAAATGGTTATTTTTAACCATTATTACTTTTGGAATCTATGGTTTTTGGGTTTCTATCAAATTAGAGGAGTGGAAAGTACGGAACACTATTTTTGAAGAATAA
- a CDS encoding class A sortase — protein MKRKTILNLIAIIMIVAGILLLLKEPFQNYLIKNTIKDNQVTSFTKEEIRENNEEPAIFDFDQAVQVDWDGVMEGYRNRTYLPVIGGISIPSIDLRLPVLKGLSNDNLYAGAGTMTADQQIGEGNYSLASHNILQPGMLFSDVQYMEIGDYIYVTDLEKISIYKVSYLERVSPSRVDLVEEVPDKSLITLVTCSNDVLMRWVCQGELVETVALEDATEEMVVALELDK, from the coding sequence GTGAAACGGAAAACAATACTAAACTTAATTGCAATCATTATGATTGTAGCAGGAATTCTCTTACTTCTAAAAGAGCCATTTCAAAATTACCTTATTAAAAACACGATAAAAGATAATCAGGTGACTAGTTTTACGAAAGAGGAAATTCGTGAAAATAATGAAGAACCAGCTATCTTTGATTTCGATCAGGCCGTACAAGTAGATTGGGATGGTGTGATGGAAGGATATCGTAATCGCACGTATCTACCTGTAATTGGTGGAATATCTATTCCTTCTATTGATTTGCGGTTACCAGTGTTAAAAGGACTTTCTAATGATAACTTATATGCAGGAGCAGGAACGATGACTGCTGATCAACAAATTGGAGAAGGTAATTATTCTTTAGCTAGTCATAATATCCTTCAACCAGGTATGCTTTTTAGCGATGTACAGTATATGGAAATTGGAGATTATATTTACGTAACCGATTTAGAAAAAATTTCTATTTATAAGGTTAGTTATTTAGAACGTGTAAGCCCTAGCCGAGTAGATTTGGTTGAAGAAGTACCTGATAAAAGTCTGATTACTTTAGTAACCTGTAGTAACGATGTTTTAATGCGGTGGGTTTGCCAAGGAGAACTAGTGGAGACAGTTGCTTTAGAAGATGCGACCGAAGAAATGGTTGTAGCATTAGAACTTGATAAATAA